A stretch of the Photobacterium toruni genome encodes the following:
- the panP gene encoding pyridoxal-dependent aspartate 1-decarboxylase PanP has product MAANNRTADASLESLHRIFTVPEAPDSTLGSIEKELSENLNEFLRTHIAAIEKPLAEIEKDFSNPNIPEAPSFVSEHTQFLLNKLVAQSVHTAAPTFIGHMTSALPYFMMPLSKIMIALNQNLVKIETSKAFTPLERQVLGMLHKLIFNQNESFYQQWMHSADHSLGAFCSGGTIANITALWVARNTVLQPDGDFTGVGQQGLLRAMKHYGYDDLAILVSERGHYSLKKAADVLGIGRDSLIAIKTDDDNRIDLDELQTTLNNLKQKNIKPFAIIGIAGTTETGTIDPLDQLADIAKEHQCHFHVDAAWGGATLMSNKYRHLLKGIERADSITIDAHKQLYIPMGAGMVIFKNPELMTAIEHHAEYILREGSKDLGSHTLEGSRSGMAMLLFASLNIISRPGYELLINNSIEKAAYFAQCIEQHPEFELVTKPELCLLTYRYIPANTQQALIYASSEQREILLELLNDLTQFIQKRQRESGKSFVSRTRITPEKWQRKATTVFRVVLANPLTTTEILENVLIEQQQLAQQSTISLPKIINLTKQILEKRIKNDR; this is encoded by the coding sequence ATGGCGGCTAATAATCGTACTGCAGATGCATCTCTAGAATCGTTGCACCGCATATTTACTGTACCAGAAGCACCTGATTCAACGTTAGGATCTATCGAAAAAGAGCTTTCTGAAAACCTCAATGAATTTCTGCGAACCCACATTGCAGCAATCGAAAAGCCCTTAGCTGAAATTGAAAAAGATTTCTCTAATCCAAATATTCCAGAAGCCCCTTCTTTTGTCTCTGAACATACTCAATTCTTATTAAATAAACTTGTTGCTCAATCGGTTCATACTGCCGCACCAACGTTTATCGGTCACATGACCTCTGCCCTACCTTACTTCATGATGCCGTTATCTAAGATCATGATTGCGTTAAACCAAAACCTCGTCAAGATAGAAACATCAAAAGCATTTACTCCACTAGAACGTCAAGTTTTAGGCATGCTACACAAATTAATATTTAATCAAAATGAAAGTTTCTACCAACAATGGATGCACAGTGCTGACCATTCTTTAGGCGCTTTTTGTTCTGGTGGTACTATCGCCAACATCACTGCATTATGGGTTGCTCGAAATACAGTATTACAGCCTGATGGTGATTTCACCGGTGTTGGCCAGCAAGGTTTACTACGAGCAATGAAGCACTATGGTTATGATGATCTTGCCATTCTCGTATCAGAACGTGGACACTATTCATTAAAAAAAGCGGCTGATGTTTTAGGTATAGGCCGAGATAGTCTTATTGCAATTAAAACTGATGATGATAATCGAATTGATCTTGATGAATTACAAACCACACTCAATAATTTAAAACAGAAAAACATTAAGCCCTTTGCGATCATTGGAATTGCCGGTACCACTGAAACTGGCACTATCGATCCGCTCGATCAACTAGCCGATATAGCCAAAGAACATCAATGCCACTTCCATGTTGATGCAGCTTGGGGAGGGGCAACCTTAATGTCAAATAAGTATCGCCATTTACTCAAAGGGATTGAACGAGCAGATTCTATTACTATAGATGCACATAAACAGCTCTATATTCCGATGGGTGCTGGTATGGTGATATTTAAAAATCCTGAATTAATGACAGCCATTGAGCATCATGCAGAATATATTCTTCGTGAAGGATCAAAGGATTTAGGCAGCCATACCTTAGAAGGTTCTCGCAGTGGCATGGCAATGTTACTCTTTGCTAGTCTGAATATTATCAGTCGCCCAGGCTATGAATTATTGATCAATAACAGCATTGAAAAAGCGGCTTACTTTGCACAATGCATAGAACAACACCCTGAGTTTGAGTTAGTCACCAAGCCTGAATTATGCCTACTTACCTATCGCTATATTCCCGCAAATACACAACAAGCGCTTATTTATGCGTCCTCAGAACAACGTGAAATATTGTTAGAACTATTAAATGATCTCACTCAATTTATTCAAAAACGTCAGCGAGAATCTGGAAAATCATTTGTATCGCGTACTCGGATTACACCAGAAAAATGGCAACGAAAAGCAACAACAGTATTTCGTGTTGTACTCGCAAACCCTCTGACAACCACTGAAATT
- a CDS encoding DUF2860 family protein, with protein sequence MKPFLTVSLVAATIVSTTALAKPVDWTPGFGGDMSLMVGFSKSDSQFNSDNHTTSNLNNNGDNQNKMFVAPIGSLSYTFKDSYNQLYFGTNRSDIALGRFHVEAGYRQKFTDNSMLTLSYIPGLLSQKTWQDPYLQDIKRAKTDTNINALNIKLDNIRGSRFSGQVAYGKFSIDHEHSGSNPSLSLTTNQQATLNRNANILYTEASYTQPFSRSLILRTAINFTNINADGHAMRNNIYGVAATIIQLLPQSSFAFTLNYKRALFDLANPVFNKKQQDNKFGAFLAYEYNQPFNWKNWGAVSLIGYNLTQSNINFYDSNDILVSAGLNYKF encoded by the coding sequence ATGAAACCATTTCTCACTGTCAGCTTAGTTGCGGCCACAATAGTCTCCACCACGGCACTCGCAAAACCTGTTGATTGGACGCCTGGATTTGGCGGTGATATGTCTTTAATGGTGGGTTTCAGCAAATCAGATTCACAGTTTAATAGTGATAATCACACCACTTCAAATTTAAACAATAATGGTGACAATCAGAATAAAATGTTCGTTGCTCCCATTGGTAGCCTAAGTTACACATTTAAAGATAGCTATAATCAACTGTACTTTGGTACTAACCGATCTGATATTGCTCTTGGTCGATTTCATGTTGAAGCGGGATATAGACAAAAATTTACTGATAATTCAATGCTAACACTGAGCTATATCCCCGGCTTACTGTCCCAAAAAACATGGCAAGACCCTTACCTACAAGATATAAAACGCGCAAAAACTGATACCAACATTAACGCGTTAAATATTAAACTCGATAACATTCGTGGTTCTCGTTTTTCAGGTCAAGTTGCTTATGGTAAGTTTAGTATTGATCATGAACACAGCGGCAGTAACCCATCACTTTCACTGACAACTAACCAACAAGCAACGCTCAATCGTAATGCGAACATTCTTTATACTGAAGCTTCTTACACGCAACCATTTAGTCGTAGCTTAATTTTACGTACTGCCATCAATTTCACAAATATTAATGCTGATGGTCACGCTATGCGTAATAATATATATGGTGTAGCAGCCACTATTATTCAGTTATTACCACAATCAAGTTTTGCATTTACTTTAAATTACAAAAGAGCATTATTTGACTTAGCTAATCCCGTATTTAATAAAAAACAACAAGATAATAAATTTGGAGCATTCTTAGCTTATGAATATAACCAACCATTTAACTGGAAAAATTGGGGCGCAGTCTCTCTTATTGGCTATAATTTAACACAATCCAATATAAACTTTTATGATAGTAACGATATATTGGTTAGTGCAGGTTTAAATTATAAGTTCTAA
- a CDS encoding patatin-like phospholipase family protein yields MNYLPFSLRDFNEKSVADFSSTLHITSHKKIALIVQGGGQRGIFSAGVLDSFLEHQFDPFELYIGTSAGALNLSSFISRQPRFGYHFIRDVSMDDKFFNLYKYLSKQQPMNLEWALQQVSASGLYPLDIATAHKTLAHRTALACATRKDTLQDYYLPMYQQGWRDVLLASCAIPLLYNQPVNMNDLQWVDGGVSAAIPVKEAWRRGADLVVVIRTEPLEDSYVETSRSEDRGIFDDWRENIETQLPYYFDKLSLNESVDKIKNIHQELSLRFEQWRQSYWEDETTDSQSTKSVSKKGWFSQLNIDRLLALTGQGANSEILEMLARYHHTYRDVNDFLVNPPQGLQVIQIAPEKTLNSRALLSSYEDLELDYQQGKEIGEQFVTSFSQLLNQKTSLMQHLR; encoded by the coding sequence ATGAATTATCTTCCGTTTAGCTTACGTGATTTTAATGAAAAATCGGTTGCTGATTTTTCTTCGACGCTTCACATCACATCGCATAAGAAAATTGCATTAATTGTGCAAGGGGGAGGTCAACGCGGAATATTTTCTGCGGGTGTGCTTGATAGCTTTCTCGAACATCAATTTGACCCCTTTGAGTTGTATATTGGTACTTCTGCTGGGGCGCTTAATTTATCTTCTTTCATTAGTCGCCAGCCACGATTTGGCTATCATTTTATTCGTGACGTATCGATGGATGATAAATTTTTTAATCTTTATAAATACCTCAGCAAGCAACAGCCGATGAACTTAGAGTGGGCATTACAGCAAGTGTCAGCTTCTGGTTTATATCCGCTTGATATCGCCACCGCCCATAAAACATTAGCGCACAGAACGGCTCTTGCATGTGCGACTCGTAAAGACACTCTGCAAGATTATTATCTACCAATGTACCAACAAGGCTGGCGAGATGTGCTGTTAGCATCGTGCGCGATACCATTACTTTATAATCAACCCGTTAATATGAACGATCTTCAATGGGTTGATGGTGGTGTTAGTGCGGCCATTCCCGTTAAGGAAGCATGGCGGCGCGGGGCTGATTTAGTGGTCGTTATTCGTACTGAACCGCTAGAAGATAGTTACGTAGAAACGAGTCGTAGTGAAGATCGGGGTATTTTTGATGATTGGCGAGAAAATATTGAAACTCAATTACCTTATTATTTTGATAAATTAAGCCTTAATGAGTCAGTAGATAAAATTAAAAATATCCATCAAGAATTGAGTCTGCGATTTGAACAATGGCGACAATCTTATTGGGAAGATGAAACGACTGATTCTCAATCGACTAAATCAGTTTCTAAAAAAGGGTGGTTTTCACAGTTAAATATTGATCGGCTATTAGCGCTAACTGGGCAGGGAGCAAATTCTGAAATATTAGAAATGTTAGCGCGTTATCATCATACTTATCGGGATGTGAATGATTTTTTAGTTAATCCACCTCAGGGGTTACAAGTCATTCAAATTGCGCCAGAGAAGACGTTAAATAGTCGTGCATTACTGAGTAGTTATGAAGATTTGGAGCTTGATTATCAGCAGGGAAAGGAAATTGGTGAGCAGTTCGTAACGTCTTTTTCACAGTTATTGAATCAAAAGACTAGTTTGATGCAGCATTTGCGTTAG
- a CDS encoding VolA/Pla-1 family phospholipase encodes MKIRSIALLVTSALSLIGCKSDGTLENQSPIDPNIAASLHAETKVNFDLLSTNKKLILPTYLAMDAQDGTLATETMASDQTNTSDPLVAMGQTDGWSTTQPITINFTGKDLDKSPAENSFYLIKSGDPTNPDDTTKPTLLSQQNKDFTLQVSGHSLIVILLKPLDPASNYMYAVTDDLKDINGQAVGMSNSYALLKSNNLPPAPALLPAQKITHATEEAFHGIIQKRDIIFSSWFTTLSSGDMLFAAKMATEEAINAGAHNVWQGSAIAKTVTPKQLSTLFTFSQPVKVNDPEEVDKKSNVTIYQGTLSLPYYLDIRANKFMNTPWQSGMPSLAKIKYVLSNGSDADKATIVAQLADAKVTLTDMAQVATHPQVQIKVLTRLMGKTLYLANGNQLDPKRLITRYSAVPELKSVQTIDYTLVLPSSKKCQTLGANDVTIFQHGITADKSVLTAHSDGLPSLAETLIGNQCRAIFAINLPLHGDRSIKDTNHNVLKDAAGNIIGSASGKNGNSAAYLNLTNLTVARDNLRQSTIDVVNLRASIGKLFSTIKQKQLDNNSASSPLDMLNPNSGVSFTGHSLGAIVGTNVGNIANRPTMNPTFDKQYFTINKLALANPGAEIPYLLLNSGSFGGLLKAGVLQSTVTAPIQITPDVIETGDFLKTIKICVATQSQDISTCYKNEIKKQSPALITKWTETYVKFAYAAQTVMDPVDPINFAKPQYKLNKPISIFIQMADGDTTIPNKPDKTILPYSPFTGTLPLIERLKSIHEEQNTLTISNKSYADGNHTSLLEIVPPRKDKDGNLLFSIEKSKETTINMQKDMADFLNK; translated from the coding sequence ATGAAAATACGTTCAATAGCATTATTAGTCACTTCTGCATTAAGTTTAATAGGATGTAAAAGTGATGGTACATTAGAAAACCAATCACCGATTGATCCAAATATCGCGGCAAGTTTACATGCAGAAACAAAAGTAAATTTTGATCTATTATCTACTAATAAGAAATTAATATTACCCACATATTTAGCGATGGATGCACAAGATGGCACCCTTGCAACAGAAACAATGGCGTCAGATCAAACTAATACATCAGATCCCTTAGTTGCCATGGGTCAAACAGATGGTTGGAGTACCACTCAACCAATCACCATTAATTTCACAGGTAAGGATCTTGATAAATCACCTGCGGAAAATAGCTTTTATTTAATCAAATCAGGTGATCCAACTAACCCTGACGATACAACAAAGCCGACTCTATTATCTCAACAAAATAAAGATTTTACTCTTCAAGTATCTGGTCACAGTTTAATTGTGATACTGCTTAAACCATTAGATCCTGCTAGTAACTACATGTACGCCGTTACTGATGATTTAAAAGATATAAATGGTCAGGCTGTCGGTATGAGTAATTCATACGCTTTATTAAAATCAAATAATCTGCCACCAGCACCAGCATTATTGCCTGCACAAAAAATCACCCATGCCACGGAAGAAGCCTTCCACGGTATTATACAAAAGCGTGATATTATCTTCTCTTCATGGTTTACGACGTTATCATCTGGTGATATGTTATTTGCTGCGAAAATGGCAACTGAAGAAGCCATAAATGCTGGCGCTCACAACGTATGGCAAGGTTCTGCTATTGCCAAAACCGTGACTCCCAAGCAGCTTTCAACATTATTTACGTTCTCTCAACCTGTAAAAGTTAACGATCCAGAAGAAGTTGATAAGAAAAGTAATGTCACTATCTATCAAGGTACTCTTTCATTACCGTACTACCTAGATATTCGCGCTAACAAATTTATGAATACCCCTTGGCAAAGTGGTATGCCAAGCCTTGCTAAGATTAAATATGTATTAAGCAATGGCAGTGATGCAGATAAAGCGACCATTGTTGCCCAATTAGCAGACGCAAAAGTTACATTAACAGATATGGCACAAGTGGCAACACACCCACAAGTACAAATTAAAGTGCTCACTCGCTTAATGGGTAAAACACTTTATTTAGCTAATGGTAATCAACTCGATCCTAAGCGTCTAATTACCCGCTATAGTGCTGTTCCTGAACTTAAATCAGTACAGACAATTGATTACACTTTAGTTTTACCAAGTAGTAAAAAATGTCAGACTCTAGGCGCTAATGATGTCACTATTTTCCAACACGGTATTACTGCTGATAAAAGTGTATTAACCGCACACAGTGATGGTTTACCATCGTTAGCTGAAACGTTAATTGGCAATCAATGTCGCGCAATTTTTGCGATAAATCTACCGTTGCATGGCGATCGCAGTATCAAAGATACCAACCATAATGTACTTAAAGATGCTGCCGGTAATATAATTGGTTCCGCATCAGGTAAGAATGGCAATTCTGCTGCTTATTTAAATCTAACTAATTTAACCGTCGCACGTGATAACTTACGTCAAAGTACGATTGATGTCGTGAACCTTAGAGCATCTATTGGTAAATTATTCAGCACAATAAAACAAAAACAGCTAGATAATAACTCCGCATCATCACCGTTAGACATGTTAAACCCTAATAGCGGTGTGAGTTTTACTGGTCACTCATTAGGTGCAATAGTCGGTACCAATGTCGGCAATATTGCTAACCGTCCAACGATGAACCCAACGTTTGATAAGCAATACTTTACCATCAATAAACTTGCATTAGCGAACCCTGGTGCAGAGATCCCTTACTTACTATTAAACTCAGGCAGTTTTGGTGGTCTTTTAAAAGCGGGGGTTTTACAAAGTACAGTTACAGCTCCAATACAAATCACACCAGATGTAATAGAGACTGGCGATTTTCTTAAAACAATTAAAATATGTGTTGCTACGCAATCGCAAGATATTAGTACGTGTTATAAAAATGAAATCAAAAAGCAATCACCCGCTTTAATTACTAAATGGACTGAAACTTACGTTAAATTTGCCTATGCAGCCCAAACAGTAATGGATCCTGTTGATCCAATTAACTTCGCAAAACCACAATATAAACTTAATAAACCTATCTCTATTTTTATCCAAATGGCTGATGGTGATACAACTATCCCTAATAAACCAGATAAGACTATCTTACCTTACTCACCATTTACAGGAACGCTGCCACTTATTGAGCGTTTAAAATCGATACACGAAGAGCAAAACACATTAACTATATCAAATAAAAGTTATGCAGATGGAAACCATACCTCGTTACTAGAGATTGTTCCACCTCGTAAAGATAAAGATGGCAATCTTTTATTTTCCATCGAAAAATCAAAAGAAACCACAATAAACATGCAAAAAGATATGGCTGATTTTTTAAATAAATAA
- a CDS encoding outer membrane protein transport protein — protein sequence MSINKKHIAFIITAALSNQAHAAGYQVSEHSAAGLGRAYAGDAAIADTAAVLARNPAAMTRFKQAEVSGVMSVINPSININDHTHGETVKDISPISIVPAAYYIQPINEKTAIGLAIFSNYGVTTEYPTAMQAGSLAGKTALETVNFNPNIAYRLSPQLSIGAGVSLVYGTAEFNRRFGSSAYAAPSNNLINMDGTDWSWGWNIGALYELDNNNRFGLSYRSQVDLNFKGHFTDYLGKATSKPNETVAANLNLPLPAIAEFSGFHQLNPQWAISYSVQWTQYNKFKEIRAISSQCKTGTCFVKKENFKDTYRWAVGTTYTLNPTWTLRYGFAIDQNAGQPTLSIPDTDRYWYSAGATYHYNPALSVDLGVSYIHSKKANFVEQTPAPMNELDRFTSSGKAYLAAAQINYRF from the coding sequence ATGTCCATAAATAAAAAACATATCGCCTTCATTATTACAGCGGCACTTTCAAACCAAGCCCATGCTGCTGGCTATCAAGTATCAGAACACTCAGCGGCAGGCCTCGGTCGTGCATACGCTGGTGATGCTGCAATAGCTGATACCGCAGCAGTATTAGCACGTAACCCTGCAGCAATGACACGTTTTAAACAGGCTGAAGTTTCAGGTGTAATGAGTGTCATTAATCCATCAATTAATATTAATGATCATACTCACGGTGAAACAGTAAAAGATATTTCGCCAATAAGTATTGTTCCTGCTGCTTATTATATTCAGCCAATTAATGAGAAAACTGCAATTGGCCTAGCTATTTTTAGTAACTATGGTGTAACCACTGAGTATCCTACGGCGATGCAAGCAGGTAGCCTTGCTGGTAAAACTGCATTAGAAACCGTTAACTTTAATCCTAATATTGCTTATCGTCTATCGCCCCAATTAAGCATTGGTGCTGGTGTTAGCCTTGTTTATGGCACAGCAGAATTTAATCGTCGTTTCGGCTCTTCAGCTTACGCTGCGCCAAGCAATAATCTTATTAATATGGATGGTACCGATTGGAGTTGGGGCTGGAATATTGGTGCATTATATGAACTCGATAATAATAACCGTTTTGGATTAAGTTACCGCTCACAAGTAGATCTCAATTTTAAAGGCCATTTTACTGACTACTTGGGAAAAGCAACTTCAAAGCCAAATGAAACGGTTGCCGCTAATCTTAATCTTCCTCTTCCTGCTATTGCTGAATTTTCAGGCTTCCACCAGTTAAACCCACAATGGGCAATTAGCTATAGCGTACAATGGACTCAATACAACAAATTTAAAGAAATTAGAGCAATCAGTTCTCAATGTAAAACAGGAACTTGTTTTGTTAAAAAAGAAAATTTCAAAGACACTTATCGTTGGGCTGTCGGTACTACATACACCTTAAACCCAACGTGGACACTGCGCTATGGTTTTGCCATTGATCAAAATGCAGGACAGCCAACATTAAGTATTCCTGATACTGATCGTTATTGGTATTCAGCAGGTGCAACTTATCATTACAATCCTGCTCTATCAGTTGATCTTGGTGTTTCATATATTCACAGCAAAAAAGCTAATTTTGTAGAGCAAACACCAGCACCAATGAATGAACTAGATCGTTTCACTTCATCAGGCAAAGCTTACCTTGCTGCTGCTCAAATTAACTACCGCTTTTAA
- a CDS encoding manganese-dependent inorganic pyrophosphatase yields MIQVVGHKNPDSDSICSALVCTAFLKARGLEATAIRQGEMNRETLHILELAGVTAPELRTSVAGEKVWLVDYSDLAQAPDDLAEAEVVGIVDHHRLGDVMTINPMEAWIWPVGCTCTVLFNLFKIEGHEITRELAVLMMSAILSDTVGFASPTCTQKDKDAVHALAQIADVQDLESFIKALLIAKTDIKGLTAAQLVEKDLKGYPFNDRDVVVGQIELATLEQVDSMIEELQADLQRRCDEDGLGMAALMLTDITTSTTRLLYTGDWNHILDTHATDGVLMMENTLSRKKQGWPWLQTVLAK; encoded by the coding sequence ATGATCCAAGTTGTAGGTCACAAAAACCCAGATAGTGACAGCATTTGTTCTGCACTAGTTTGTACAGCATTCCTTAAGGCTCGTGGTCTTGAGGCAACAGCAATTCGTCAAGGCGAAATGAACCGTGAAACTCTACACATCCTTGAGCTAGCTGGTGTTACTGCTCCAGAACTACGCACAAGTGTTGCTGGTGAGAAAGTATGGTTAGTTGACTACTCAGATCTTGCTCAAGCACCTGATGACCTAGCTGAAGCTGAAGTTGTTGGTATTGTTGACCACCATCGTCTAGGTGATGTAATGACAATTAACCCAATGGAAGCATGGATCTGGCCTGTAGGCTGTACTTGTACAGTGCTATTCAATTTATTCAAGATTGAAGGTCACGAGATCACACGTGAACTAGCCGTTCTTATGATGTCAGCTATCCTATCTGATACAGTAGGTTTTGCATCTCCAACGTGTACGCAAAAAGATAAAGACGCAGTACACGCACTTGCTCAAATCGCCGATGTACAAGATCTAGAATCATTCATCAAAGCACTATTGATCGCTAAGACTGACATCAAAGGCCTAACAGCTGCACAATTAGTTGAAAAAGACCTTAAAGGTTACCCTTTCAATGATCGTGATGTTGTTGTTGGTCAAATCGAACTTGCGACTCTTGAGCAAGTTGATAGCATGATCGAAGAACTTCAAGCAGATCTTCAACGTCGTTGCGACGAAGATGGCCTAGGTATGGCTGCATTGATGCTAACAGACATCACAACCAGCACTACACGCCTACTTTACACAGGTGATTGGAATCATATCCTCGATACACACGCAACTGACGGTGTATTAATGATGGAAAATACCCTAAGCCGTAAAAAACAAGGCTGGCCTTGGCTACAAACAGTACTTGCAAAATAA